CCATTCTCCACAAACAACCTGCGTGCATAATCTTTCAGCCTTCTGCATGATTACCCTATCTGCCACAGTCAACTTTCTCAATACAATCAGACTGCGACGATACCCAGAAGGTCTTAAAATATTGTTAATTTCTGCTAAACCCCTCGACCTTAAATTTACAAGTATCACCCCGAAATTACTATGGCTATTGGCTACGTCGCGCTTGTACTTCACGCACACCTGCCCTTCGTTCGTCACCCAGAAAGTGACTATGTGCTGGAGGAAGAATGGCTTTATGAAGCCATTACCGAAACATATATTCCTTTACTAAAAGTCTTTGAAGGCTTAAAGCGAGACGGCATCGACTTTAAAATCACTATGAGTATGACACCGCCTTTGGTGTCGATGCTACGTGATCCCCTATTGCAAGAACGCTATGATGCTCACTTAGCCAAATTAGAGGAACTTACAGAACTAGAAATTGAGCATAACGTTAACAATGGGCATATTCGTTATCTCGCGGAACACTACGCCACTGAGTTTAACGAAGCGCGGGAAATGTGGGAACGCTACAACGGTGATTTGGTAACTGCTTTTAAGCAATTCCAAGATAGCAATAACTTAGAAATTATCACTTGTGGCGCTACTCACGGCTACTTGCCATTGATGAAAATGTATCCCCAAGCCGTGTGGGCGCAAATTCAAGTAGCTTGTGAACACTACGAACAAACCTTTGGTCGTCCCCCTAGAGGTATTTGGTTGCCAGAATGCGCTTATTATGAAGGACTGGAGAGAATGCTGGCTGATGCTGGCTTGCGTTACTTCCTCACCGATGGTCATGGTATTCTTTACGCTCGTCCCCGTCCGCGTTTTGGTAGCTACGCGCCGATTTTTACCGAAACAGGGGTAGCAGCGTTTGGTAGAGACCATGAATCTTCACAACAGGTATGGTCTTCTGAGGTGGGCTATCCTGGTGCAGCCGAATATCGAGAATTTTACAAAGATTTGGGCTGGGAGGCAGAATATGAGTATATCAAACCCTATATCATGCCCAATGGTCAGCGCAAAAATACGGGGATTAAATACCATAAAATTACCGGACGCGGTTTAGGTTTATCTGATAAGGCACTATATGATCCATACTGGGCAAGGGAAAAAGCTGCCGAACATGCTGCTAACTTTATGTATAACCGCGAACGGCAAGCTGAACATCTTTATGGGATTATGCAGCGTCCGCCGATTATTGTTTCGCCCTACGATGCTGAGTTGTTCGGACATTGGTGGTATGAAGGCCCTTGGTTTATTGACTATCTATTCCGTAAGTCATGGTATGACCAAGGTACATATCAAATGACTCACTTGGCAGATTATCTCCGAGCCGAACCCAGCCAGCAAGTTTGCCGTCCTTCTCAGTCGAGTTGGGGTTACAAAGGTTTCCACGAATATTGGTTAAATGAAACAAATGCTTGGATTTATCCCCATCTGCACAAAGCCGCAGAACGGATGATTGAAATCTCGAAGTTGGAACCTGCTGATGAATTGCAATGGCGGGCGCTAAACCAAGCAGCAAGAGAACTGTTATTAGCACAATCTTCTGACTGGGCATTTATTATGCGGACAGGAACAATGGTTCCTTATGCAGTCCGCCGGACGCGATCGCACCTGATGCGTTTTAATAAACTTTATGAAGATGTCAAAATCGGTAAAGTTGACAGTGGTTGGCTAGAAAAAATCGAAGTCATGGATAATATCTTCCCCGAAATCAACTATCGCGTTTATCGTCCTTTATAAAGAGTGCTGAGTTGAAAGTGCTGAGTGCTGAGTTAAAAGATATGACATTTACCAAGTGGGAAAATGTTGAGTAATCTTTTACTGATTCAGTACTCAGTACTATAGTGGTTTGTTATCTTTCACCTACCAGAAATTCAAAAAATCATTTGCGGATGAATCAGTTTGTACCCCGCATCTTTGATTTTTTGATTCGATACATTGGCATTATATGGGCGGTTACTCGGTTTTGAACTATCCCATTGCACTGTCGGTAAATTGTGCTTTGCAAATAAAGTATCTAGTAATTCTTGGCTGGTTAAATGTGCGTCATCAACCAAATTATAAATACCATTTAAGTGGTGTTGACGGGCAAATTCAATGGCGCTGACAATATCATCTAAATGAATCCAATTCGTGACATCTTTGCCATTTCCGGGGCGAGTTGTACCAGATGCACGACTAAATATTTTAATCAGTTCTCGATTATTGCCATAAATTCCACCCAGGCGCAAAATACAAACGCGCAATTTCTCACTGGCGGCTGAGAGTAATACTTTTTCTGTTTCTCGCAGAATTACACCTGAAGCATGGGTTGGTTCGACTGGGGTATCTTCATCGACTGTAGCACCATTGCGATCGCCATAAACAGAATAACTGCCTGTGTAGATAATTTGGCGAATATTCGGTAACTGCGGCAAAATTTCCACTAAAGTTCTCGCAGTTTCTAGATAAGTTTCTTCATATAAATTTGCGCCTTTTGCCCCCACACTCAACAAAACTACATCTTGATTTTGCAAAACTGATTGCATTGTGGCTGCGTCGTTTCCTTTAGCAATGACAACTTTTTGCGCTACAGTTTGAAGTTCTGGGATGCGTTCGGGTGTAGTTGTGGTGGCGGTAACAATAAAAGTCATCTTTTGCTGCCAATATTTAGCCACTGCACAACCTACATAACCACAACCAATGATAGCAACATTCATAGATAAATTTTATTTTTTGATAGTATGTTAATTTAAAGCGATACTCTTAATTACAATACCAAATAAGTAAACTAAAAATAAGCTGAAAAAAGGTTACAAGCCATTGAACAGGAAGAAATTACACCTATTCCTGGTGAACAGGTATTGCGATAACTACGTTCTAGTCATTAACTGTTAGAGCTAAGTCGCTCTCTTCTAAAGAGATATCATCATCAGTTGAATGTCTGATTGGTAATACGATCGCAAATGTAGTGCCTTCACCAAACTCAGATTCACAAATTAGTTGACCTTTGTGTTTTTCGACAATAATTTGATAGCTAATTGACAAACCTAAACCTGTTCCCACTCCAATAGGTTTAGTAGTAAAAAATGTTTCAAATATTTTTTGTTGATATTCTGGAGAAATACCAGAACCATTATCAGTAATTTTGATTTCTATCAAATCCGCATTGAGTTGTTGCGTAGAAATAACAATTTCTTGATATTCCTCTTCATTATGGGACTCTTCTAAAGCATCAATAGCATTAGATAAAATATTCATAAATACTTGATATAATGCGCCGCCATAGCCTTGTATATTGGGAATTTCGCCATATTTTTTCACTACATTAATTCTTTTTTTCAGACGATTATTTAAAATCAATAATGTACTTTCTATACAAGAGTGAATATCTACAGCATGAAATTCATTTTCATCTAACCGTGAGAAGTTCTTCAAGCTTAAAACAATTTCTTTAGCTCGGTTAGCTCCCACTTGCATAGATTGTAATAACTTTGGCAAGTCTTGTTTGACAAAATCTAAGTCAATTTCTTCAGCCAACTCATCAAGTTCATCATCTTGAATTTTGGCTTGGTAGGCTTCTAGCAGCATTAACAAATTTTGAAAGTAAGCATTAGTATGCTGAAGATTCCCATAAATAAAGTTGACGGGGTTATTGATTTCGTGGGCGACTCCCGCTAACATCTGTCCAAGGCTCGACATTTTCTCATTTTGAATTAATTGTCGAGATGCTTCAGATTTCTGTTCTGCTAAAAGTTGATTAACTCGTTGAATGAGTTGATTAAGTGAGTTGGCTAACATCCCCACTTCGTCGGCTGTGGTGACTGGTGCTTGTAAATTGAAGTTAGATTCCTGAGTTACCTTCAGCGCAATATCGTGAACGGCTTTGAGTGGACGTGCGATCGCTCGGCTGGTGTAGTGGGCTAGTATAATAGCGATCGCCACCGATGACAGCATACTAATAATAATAATTCTGTCTCGGACTTTTTCTGTAGCTAGTACCGCCACTTCTTTGCGTTGAAAAGTCCCCTCAGAAGTTTCGAGCAATTCTTCCAAAGCATCTGTAGTATCGTGTAATCTAAAATATATCTCACTCTGGGAAAATATTAATAGTTTTTCTTTTATATTGGCTATATTTTCAGCCTGTAAATTAGATGGATAATTTTGATTTAAGATAGCTATTATTTGTTGACTATATACTGTGGGAATATTTTGATAATTTTGTAAGAAGTTTGATATTTTTTTATTAGGATGTTGATTAACGTAATTTGTTAGTTCTGCCCACAGTTTTTGAAGTTCGGCAGAGTGCTGGATAAGATGAATGCGTTCGTCTTGCCAATGTTTTAAATCTGTAAAAACTACGATTTTACCTTGATGAGCTTGTAATTCTAATAAAACAGAGTTAAGACTACGAATTAACTGAATTTCTTGCCACTTTTCTTGTTTTTCGATGATTGCTTGTTGCTGATAGTAATCACCTAGCATAAATCCTGCGACTGTTCCAACAACAGCCGCACCTAGAGCTACAGTATAACCCCAAGCAATTTTTTGACTGATACTCAGGTTGTTAACTAAGCCAACAATCCAACTGGGATGATTTGACGATTGAGTTACAGACTCTTTTGTAGAGGAAGTTATAGTCTGATTATCTTTCACAGAAGTATTTTTAGCATTGGTAGAGCGCATATATATTTGTTATCCCCACACAAATGGCTTTAGCCTAACTTAAATCTTTAGTGTCAGCCATACTCAGCTAATTAATGTCAGCCGGAAAAATGCAGGAGATGTAACAAAAGTATTGATTGCTACATTTTCTGTGATAAATCTCAATTTGTAATTCGTTAAAATACGTAATTTTTATCTACAAATTTCAATTTGATGGTGTCGGTTAGCATAAGTTGAGAGATTTCCATTTTAGAGATTTATCCCAAGTTGCAATCAAAGATAGTAATTTGGGCTGGGAGTAGGGAGTAGGGAGTAGAAATACTATTTCTGAAATCCTTGAGAAGACGATGGTCGAGCGCAGCGATGCACTGAGCCTGTCAAAGTGTCGAAACCCGGTAAACTTAAGTTAGGTTTAATTTAGTCCTTCTACTTAGTAACATATCCCTACTCTATTCTCTTACTTTTTTGGCTGTGTTGCTTCTATACATGAAGTGTTGAGAAGAACTAAATTATCTGCTGCAAAAACTGTACAAGAATTGATCAATGTTGCTAAGATAGGCTGAGTTTTATTTAACTTGGCGATCGCCTGTTCTGCTGCTGGCTGATATTGTTGTAACCAAGAATTTTTAGCTATATATTCTGGGACAAACGCTGAACGCTCTAATAGCCAAAAACTTATGTGATATTTTTGAATAAAGTTGTTAATTTGGTTAATATCTTCACTATATTGGGCAGCAATTAAATCAAGCATCCGCCTGTGAAACTGAACGTAATATTTGGTATGTATTGGTAAAGCATATTCTTTGCCTACTAAAATTTTTCTTTGAGCAAAGATAGGTATATTATCTGCTTCTTCAGATGTAGAGGCTATGACAATATTTTGTGGTTGCTTTTGCAAGAAATTATATAATTCTGGAACTTTAGCTTCTACATAAGGGGTTTTAGGAAAAACTTTCAAGCTACTAGGGTAAGAAATCAGCCCTATAAACAAAATTGCTATGGTACTCAAAATTAAATTCTTTTCGCCTCTTTGTCTCAACCATTGCCATACAGCATCTAAAATTAAGGTGATAAAAATTGCGGCGGCTAAAGCAAATACCATCTTAAAAGTATGATGGGTATAGCGGCTAGGCCAGTGCAGTTTAAAAGCAATTAAATGAGCAGTAAAAAACATGATTAAACTAGCTATTACTACCCTTGGTAAGATTTTGATTTTTGTTTGGATTTGCTGAGACAGGGGAAAGTGAGACTTGAATTTGAGGATGATTGGTAATAATAAGCCGAGTAACAATTGTGGAGGTGCAATTAAAGCGAAAAAACCGCTATCTCGACCGTCAAACCAGTAACTAATAATATTATGACTAA
This portion of the Aulosira sp. FACHB-615 genome encodes:
- a CDS encoding glycoside hydrolase family 57 protein; translation: MAIGYVALVLHAHLPFVRHPESDYVLEEEWLYEAITETYIPLLKVFEGLKRDGIDFKITMSMTPPLVSMLRDPLLQERYDAHLAKLEELTELEIEHNVNNGHIRYLAEHYATEFNEAREMWERYNGDLVTAFKQFQDSNNLEIITCGATHGYLPLMKMYPQAVWAQIQVACEHYEQTFGRPPRGIWLPECAYYEGLERMLADAGLRYFLTDGHGILYARPRPRFGSYAPIFTETGVAAFGRDHESSQQVWSSEVGYPGAAEYREFYKDLGWEAEYEYIKPYIMPNGQRKNTGIKYHKITGRGLGLSDKALYDPYWAREKAAEHAANFMYNRERQAEHLYGIMQRPPIIVSPYDAELFGHWWYEGPWFIDYLFRKSWYDQGTYQMTHLADYLRAEPSQQVCRPSQSSWGYKGFHEYWLNETNAWIYPHLHKAAERMIEISKLEPADELQWRALNQAARELLLAQSSDWAFIMRTGTMVPYAVRRTRSHLMRFNKLYEDVKIGKVDSGWLEKIEVMDNIFPEINYRVYRPL
- a CDS encoding SDR family oxidoreductase; translated protein: MNVAIIGCGYVGCAVAKYWQQKMTFIVTATTTTPERIPELQTVAQKVVIAKGNDAATMQSVLQNQDVVLLSVGAKGANLYEETYLETARTLVEILPQLPNIRQIIYTGSYSVYGDRNGATVDEDTPVEPTHASGVILRETEKVLLSAASEKLRVCILRLGGIYGNNRELIKIFSRASGTTRPGNGKDVTNWIHLDDIVSAIEFARQHHLNGIYNLVDDAHLTSQELLDTLFAKHNLPTVQWDSSKPSNRPYNANVSNQKIKDAGYKLIHPQMIF
- a CDS encoding sensor histidine kinase, translating into MRSTNAKNTSVKDNQTITSSTKESVTQSSNHPSWIVGLVNNLSISQKIAWGYTVALGAAVVGTVAGFMLGDYYQQQAIIEKQEKWQEIQLIRSLNSVLLELQAHQGKIVVFTDLKHWQDERIHLIQHSAELQKLWAELTNYVNQHPNKKISNFLQNYQNIPTVYSQQIIAILNQNYPSNLQAENIANIKEKLLIFSQSEIYFRLHDTTDALEELLETSEGTFQRKEVAVLATEKVRDRIIIISMLSSVAIAIILAHYTSRAIARPLKAVHDIALKVTQESNFNLQAPVTTADEVGMLANSLNQLIQRVNQLLAEQKSEASRQLIQNEKMSSLGQMLAGVAHEINNPVNFIYGNLQHTNAYFQNLLMLLEAYQAKIQDDELDELAEEIDLDFVKQDLPKLLQSMQVGANRAKEIVLSLKNFSRLDENEFHAVDIHSCIESTLLILNNRLKKRINVVKKYGEIPNIQGYGGALYQVFMNILSNAIDALEESHNEEEYQEIVISTQQLNADLIEIKITDNGSGISPEYQQKIFETFFTTKPIGVGTGLGLSISYQIIVEKHKGQLICESEFGEGTTFAIVLPIRHSTDDDISLEESDLALTVND